The following coding sequences are from one Paenibacillus stellifer window:
- a CDS encoding aldose 1-epimerase, translating into MKQVTKGQWCGYDTYILHSRDLEVTLLPKLGNNIISLRDLREERDILRSPEEGDLEFYMQKPYHFGIPLLIPPGRIAKGRFEFQGANYQFDQNTANDNHIHGLHRTQSWIVSDIQEDEDGCAVTTEFCSQNDPHWMEQLPVELKFEMTFQLQDSSLRQTLKVTHLGHERSIPFGIGYHTWFMIDGEPQRWSIKVPVEGVYEQNDQLLPSGKVLPLGPLEALNEGMNLEGTNFDTPLRIGGKRPVEALVLRDDGYGLKYGADEDYFRHWVLYTKGTADQFLCVEPYTWLPDAPNVPGGPEFTGLITLNPGETLVLATWIEMIYPDSKAPDTQEA; encoded by the coding sequence ATGAAACAGGTGACCAAAGGGCAATGGTGCGGTTATGACACCTATATTTTGCACAGCCGCGATTTGGAAGTCACGCTGCTGCCCAAGCTGGGGAACAACATTATCTCCCTGCGGGATCTGAGGGAAGAACGGGATATTCTGCGCAGTCCGGAAGAGGGAGATCTGGAATTCTACATGCAGAAGCCTTATCATTTCGGCATTCCGCTCCTCATTCCGCCGGGACGTATCGCCAAAGGACGTTTTGAGTTCCAGGGAGCGAATTACCAGTTCGACCAGAATACTGCCAATGACAATCACATTCACGGTCTTCACCGTACTCAGTCGTGGATTGTCAGCGATATTCAGGAGGATGAAGACGGGTGCGCCGTAACGACCGAGTTCTGCAGCCAGAATGATCCTCATTGGATGGAGCAGCTTCCGGTAGAACTCAAGTTCGAGATGACGTTTCAACTGCAGGATTCCTCGCTTCGCCAGACGCTAAAGGTGACCCATCTCGGCCATGAACGGAGCATCCCCTTTGGAATCGGTTATCATACCTGGTTCATGATTGACGGAGAGCCGCAGCGTTGGAGCATCAAAGTTCCGGTAGAAGGGGTATATGAGCAGAACGACCAGCTGCTCCCAAGCGGCAAGGTTCTGCCTCTGGGCCCGCTAGAAGCTCTGAACGAGGGCATGAATCTGGAAGGAACCAACTTCGACACCCCTCTCCGTATCGGAGGGAAGCGGCCGGTAGAGGCGTTAGTGCTGAGAGATGACGGATATGGATTAAAATACGGAGCGGACGAAGATTACTTCCGTCATTGGGTGCTCTACACGAAAGGCACTGCCGATCAGTTCCTGTGCGTGGAGCCTTACACCTGGCTTCCGGACGCCCCAAACGTACCGGGAGGACCGGAATTTACAGGTCTCATCACCCTGAATCCAGGCGAGACGCTGGTGCTTGCGACCTGGATCGAGATGATCTATCCCGATTCCAAAGCTCCCGATACCCAAGAAGCCTGA
- a CDS encoding alpha/beta-type small acid-soluble spore protein, translated as MGQAGQSQGRSSRSNNLVVPQATAALQQLKYEAAQELGVTIPQDGYYGNYTSRETGSLGGYITKRLVQLAEQQLSGRSTL; from the coding sequence ATGGGTCAAGCAGGTCAAAGCCAAGGTCGCAGCAGCCGTTCCAACAACCTGGTCGTTCCTCAAGCCACTGCAGCTCTGCAGCAGCTGAAATATGAAGCCGCTCAGGAGCTTGGTGTAACCATCCCTCAGGACGGTTACTATGGTAACTATACTTCCCGCGAAACCGGTTCTCTGGGAGGTTATATCACCAAGCGTCTTGTACAACTGGCTGAGCAGCAGCTCTCCGGTCGTTCGACACTGTAA
- a CDS encoding M3 family oligoendopeptidase translates to MKQPLSLTWELDSLFAGGSASSEFEAFLAELDGDIGKLAEQVKTARAPQSVEDSQAFDGIIELLQSCTGRLIQASEFAGCLGAQNQQDKGAVRLSGSVAGLSARFQGVSSAFENVLRQTEDEVWAQWMARPEIAPLSFVLGESRDQAREKLSPELESLALDLAVDGYHGWSEHYETIVSSIAIPYKDEDGTEKKLSAGQAFNKLHDNDNKARKDMFAKWEKAWENVADYCADTLNHLAGFRLKLYGARGWDSVLKEPLMINRMTAESLEMMWKTIAKNKPALQAYLQRKAKLLGLESLSWEDVEAPIARSSGKIPYDSAAKEIVAQFGKFSPKMAAFAERAFDSNWIEAEDRPAKRPGGFCVSFPMSKESRIFMTYSGTPSNVATLAHELGHAYHSYLLDDQPLLNQNYAMNVAETASTFAEVIVADAQVKAAGSDEEKLALLEEKLQNSVAFFMNIHARFLFETAFYEKRKAGLVSAEELCALMVDAQKEAFGGILSGYHPHFWAAKLHFYITDVPFYNFPYTVGYMFSTGLYRLALQEGPSFADKYDALLRDTGVMTLEELVRKHLGVDLSQPDFWQGAADLILEDIDTFLKMTEHLA, encoded by the coding sequence ATGAAACAACCGCTTTCCCTAACCTGGGAACTGGATTCCCTCTTTGCCGGAGGCTCCGCCTCTTCCGAATTTGAAGCTTTTCTCGCTGAACTGGATGGAGATATCGGCAAGCTGGCCGAGCAGGTCAAGACGGCCCGCGCTCCACAGAGTGTAGAGGACAGCCAGGCTTTTGACGGGATCATAGAGCTGCTTCAGAGCTGTACCGGCCGCCTGATCCAGGCCTCGGAATTCGCAGGCTGTCTGGGCGCACAGAATCAGCAGGACAAGGGCGCCGTCCGTCTCTCCGGATCTGTAGCCGGCCTGAGCGCCCGGTTCCAAGGGGTATCTTCCGCATTCGAAAATGTGCTGCGCCAGACGGAGGATGAGGTATGGGCGCAGTGGATGGCCCGTCCGGAGATTGCCCCGCTGTCCTTTGTTCTGGGCGAGAGCCGGGACCAGGCGCGCGAGAAGCTGAGTCCGGAGCTGGAGAGCCTGGCGCTGGACCTTGCCGTTGACGGCTATCATGGCTGGAGTGAGCATTATGAGACGATTGTAAGCTCAATTGCCATTCCATATAAGGATGAAGACGGCACGGAGAAGAAGCTGTCGGCCGGCCAGGCTTTTAACAAGCTGCATGATAATGACAACAAGGCGCGGAAGGACATGTTCGCCAAATGGGAAAAGGCATGGGAAAATGTGGCCGACTATTGCGCCGACACGCTTAACCATCTTGCCGGCTTCCGTCTGAAGCTGTATGGCGCCCGGGGATGGGACAGCGTGCTTAAAGAGCCGCTGATGATCAACCGGATGACGGCGGAATCCCTCGAAATGATGTGGAAGACAATCGCCAAGAACAAGCCTGCGCTTCAGGCTTATCTGCAGCGCAAAGCAAAGCTGCTTGGACTGGAAAGCCTCAGCTGGGAAGATGTTGAAGCGCCGATTGCTCGATCATCGGGCAAGATCCCTTATGACAGCGCAGCGAAGGAAATTGTCGCCCAATTCGGCAAATTCAGTCCCAAGATGGCGGCCTTCGCCGAGCGCGCCTTCGACAGTAATTGGATTGAAGCGGAAGACCGTCCGGCCAAGCGTCCGGGAGGGTTCTGCGTGTCGTTCCCGATGAGCAAGGAATCGCGGATCTTCATGACTTACAGCGGCACGCCGTCCAATGTGGCGACACTGGCGCATGAGCTGGGTCATGCGTATCATTCCTATCTGCTCGACGACCAGCCGCTGCTGAACCAGAACTACGCGATGAATGTGGCAGAGACGGCTTCTACCTTCGCGGAGGTTATTGTAGCCGATGCCCAGGTCAAAGCTGCTGGCAGCGACGAGGAGAAGCTGGCGCTGCTGGAGGAGAAGCTTCAGAACAGCGTGGCCTTCTTCATGAATATTCATGCCCGTTTCCTCTTTGAGACAGCCTTCTACGAGAAGCGCAAAGCCGGACTTGTCAGCGCAGAGGAACTGTGCGCTCTGATGGTCGACGCACAGAAAGAAGCGTTCGGCGGCATTCTGTCCGGTTACCATCCGCATTTCTGGGCGGCGAAGCTGCATTTTTATATTACGGATGTGCCGTTCTATAACTTCCCGTACACGGTCGGCTATATGTTCAGCACCGGATTGTATCGTCTGGCTCTTCAGGAGGGACCTTCCTTTGCGGACAAATACGACGCGCTGCTGCGTGACACCGGGGTTATGACGCTGGAGGAATTGGTCCGCAAACACCTCGGAGTGGATCTGTCCCAACCGGATTTCTGGCAGGGGGCTGCCGATCTGATTCTCGAGGATATCGACACCTTCCTCAAGATGACTGAACATTTGGCCTAG
- a CDS encoding YycC family protein: MRPLQISPETALALSKQLGVPLEHLMHMPQHILMQKIAELSKKNASEGGSPEGEGKNEA, translated from the coding sequence ATGCGGCCACTTCAAATTTCGCCGGAAACGGCATTGGCGCTCTCGAAGCAGCTGGGTGTCCCTCTGGAGCATTTAATGCATATGCCGCAGCACATCCTGATGCAGAAGATAGCCGAGCTCTCCAAGAAGAACGCCAGCGAGGGCGGTTCGCCTGAAGGGGAAGGCAAGAACGAAGCATGA
- a CDS encoding DUF2225 domain-containing protein, giving the protein MNQTVALEPLYSIKVKCCNCEEEFMTSRVRPSLKRAIRRDADFCSYYQNENPDYYVVRICPHCGFASTENSAERLTDWQRKAFMTQIGSRWETRSFEGKRSWSEALETYKLALLCAQATQDKERLIASLLHHIAWMYRYNGDEAQELRFLKHSLDSYINVFQQEGISGSDARLMFLIGELNRRTGQFNEAVKWFSRIVNDRKIMDAGMIRAAREQWGVIREQMQGQEPGPVA; this is encoded by the coding sequence ATGAATCAGACGGTCGCTCTGGAGCCCTTGTATTCGATTAAAGTGAAGTGCTGCAACTGCGAGGAGGAATTCATGACCTCCCGGGTACGTCCGAGCCTTAAGAGAGCGATCCGGCGTGACGCGGATTTCTGCTCCTATTACCAGAATGAGAATCCCGATTATTATGTAGTCCGTATCTGCCCGCACTGCGGCTTCGCTTCCACGGAGAATTCGGCGGAGAGACTCACCGACTGGCAGCGCAAGGCATTCATGACCCAGATCGGCAGCCGCTGGGAGACCCGGAGTTTCGAAGGCAAGAGAAGCTGGAGCGAGGCGCTGGAGACGTACAAGCTTGCTCTGCTCTGCGCCCAGGCTACGCAGGACAAGGAACGGCTGATCGCAAGCCTGCTGCATCATATCGCCTGGATGTACCGGTATAATGGCGATGAGGCGCAGGAGCTCCGCTTCCTGAAGCATAGTCTTGACAGTTACATCAACGTCTTCCAGCAGGAAGGCATATCGGGAAGCGACGCCCGGCTTATGTTCCTGATCGGTGAGCTTAACCGCCGCACTGGCCAGTTTAACGAAGCCGTCAAGTGGTTCTCGCGGATCGTCAACGACCGCAAGATTATGGATGCCGGAATGATCCGGGCGGCACGCGAGCAGTGGGGAGTCATTCGGGAGCAGATGCAGGGCCAGGAGCCCGGTCCTGTGGCCTGA
- a CDS encoding globin: MNPKQTLYENLGGAEGLRRLVEAFYAKIQGHPRLGPLFPDDILLVRDKQFLFLTQFFGGPSLYSDQHGHPMMRARHMHVPITLELAEDWLECMDEALKEIGTEEELRTFVIGRLAGPARHFVNTPPERQ, from the coding sequence ATGAATCCGAAGCAGACTTTATATGAGAATTTAGGCGGAGCCGAAGGCCTGCGCAGGCTAGTGGAGGCATTCTACGCCAAGATTCAGGGTCATCCTCGTCTTGGTCCGTTGTTCCCAGACGATATATTACTGGTTAGGGACAAGCAATTTCTTTTCCTGACACAATTCTTCGGAGGTCCTTCCCTCTACTCCGATCAGCATGGTCACCCGATGATGAGAGCCCGCCATATGCATGTGCCGATTACGCTGGAGTTGGCAGAGGATTGGCTCGAATGCATGGATGAAGCTCTAAAGGAGATTGGGACGGAGGAAGAGCTCCGGACGTTCGTGATTGGGCGGTTAGCGGGCCCGGCCCGCCATTTTGTCAACACACCCCCGGAAAGGCAGTGA
- a CDS encoding nucleoside recognition domain-containing protein, producing the protein MIKKIGTPLLIAGLAGCMLLILLYPEASLDAALRGLAVWWDVLFPSLFPFFVLSELMLGFGIVHLFGALLDPLMRPLFRIPGCGGFVMAMGYVSGYPVGARLTAKLREQGQLTRIEGERLVAFTTSSDPIFLLGAVSVGFFHNAALGPYLALSHYGSGLILGLLLSFYGRKEERRLAGAGKKRPKVPTRPGPLDPDRPEQTRERGAGLEPAVPDTPTPAADMRVPVPGKVRLRTALASMAEARRKDGRSLGELLKGAIESSLRLIMVVGGLVVFFTMLMELMDRAGILGLLLTAAGHVLAALGFPAGLTEALTSGFFEVTVGVKAAGSAAAALPFKAAAAAFILSWGGLSVHAQVASIWNGTGLRYLPFMAARLIHAVLSAVLALLLWRPMMGSAPALAPLAAGRPVQSIPSGLALLGLVLGAMLLLSLAAAAASRIGRLYKGR; encoded by the coding sequence ATGATCAAAAAAATCGGCACCCCCTTGCTGATTGCCGGGCTGGCGGGCTGCATGCTTCTTATCCTGCTATACCCGGAGGCTTCGCTGGATGCGGCCCTGCGTGGACTTGCCGTCTGGTGGGACGTGCTGTTCCCTTCCCTCTTTCCATTCTTCGTGCTGTCCGAGCTCATGCTGGGCTTCGGCATTGTCCATCTGTTCGGCGCCTTGCTTGATCCGCTGATGCGTCCGCTGTTCCGCATTCCCGGCTGCGGAGGCTTCGTTATGGCGATGGGCTATGTATCCGGCTATCCGGTCGGGGCGCGCCTCACCGCCAAGCTTCGCGAACAGGGACAGCTTACCCGGATCGAGGGAGAGCGGCTCGTGGCTTTCACGACTTCGTCGGACCCCATCTTTCTGCTCGGCGCCGTATCGGTCGGCTTCTTCCACAACGCCGCTCTGGGACCGTATCTCGCACTGTCCCACTATGGAAGCGGATTGATCCTGGGGCTCCTCCTGTCCTTCTATGGCAGGAAGGAAGAGCGCCGGCTGGCTGGTGCCGGGAAGAAGCGGCCGAAAGTGCCGACGCGTCCTGGACCCTTGGACCCGGATCGCCCGGAGCAGACTAGAGAGCGGGGTGCCGGGCTGGAACCGGCCGTGCCGGATACGCCAACGCCTGCAGCGGACATGCGGGTACCAGTACCAGGCAAGGTGCGTCTGCGGACGGCTCTTGCCTCCATGGCAGAGGCCCGCCGGAAGGATGGACGGAGTCTTGGCGAGCTGCTGAAGGGCGCAATTGAATCCTCCCTGCGCCTTATTATGGTCGTAGGAGGCCTGGTTGTATTCTTCACCATGCTAATGGAGCTGATGGACCGGGCGGGAATTCTCGGTCTTCTTCTGACGGCAGCCGGACATGTGCTCGCTGCCTTGGGATTTCCGGCCGGTCTGACCGAAGCGCTGACCAGCGGCTTCTTCGAGGTCACCGTCGGCGTCAAGGCAGCCGGAAGCGCGGCCGCGGCTCTCCCCTTCAAGGCTGCGGCGGCAGCCTTCATCCTCTCATGGGGAGGGCTGTCGGTCCACGCCCAGGTCGCCAGCATCTGGAACGGCACCGGCCTCCGGTACTTGCCGTTCATGGCCGCCAGGCTGATACACGCCGTGCTGTCGGCAGTTCTCGCGCTTCTGCTCTGGCGGCCGATGATGGGATCGGCTCCTGCCCTGGCTCCGCTTGCGGCGGGGCGCCCGGTCCAATCTATTCCCTCCGGATTGGCGCTTCTCGGACTGGTGCTGGGAGCAATGCTGCTGCTCTCGCTTGCAGCGGCTGCGGCCAGCAGGATTGGCCGCTTGTACAAAGGAAGATAA
- a CDS encoding NAD kinase — MRYYVLDRGDQLSIDLSQQFHKLAEARGMQLDAETPEIVVSIGGDGTMLHAFHTFIDRISQLAFVGVHTGHLGFYADWQADELPALVDYMCGRSDAGARRAKIVKYPLLELEIHKKSGTTSHIALNEFTLKGIDGTIVIQIDINDETFEMFRGDGICISTPSGSTAYNKSLGGAMVHPTIEALQIAEIASINNRVFRTMGSPLLLPKHHHCDIFSCKEQRLMLTVDHNNYPIDDLVSVRCQVSDKKVSFARYRPFPFWNRVRSSFLV, encoded by the coding sequence TTGAGATATTATGTCTTGGACCGGGGCGATCAGTTGTCCATCGATCTCAGCCAGCAATTTCACAAGCTGGCGGAGGCTCGGGGCATGCAGCTTGACGCCGAAACGCCGGAAATCGTCGTCTCCATCGGAGGAGACGGCACTATGCTTCATGCTTTTCACACCTTCATAGACCGGATCTCCCAGCTCGCCTTCGTAGGCGTTCATACCGGTCATCTGGGCTTCTACGCCGATTGGCAGGCCGACGAGCTGCCCGCGCTTGTGGACTATATGTGCGGACGCTCCGATGCCGGAGCGCGCCGGGCCAAAATCGTCAAATATCCGCTGCTTGAGCTCGAAATTCATAAGAAATCGGGCACTACTTCGCATATCGCCCTTAACGAATTCACACTGAAGGGCATAGACGGAACGATCGTCATCCAGATTGATATCAATGACGAGACGTTCGAGATGTTCCGGGGAGACGGTATCTGCATCTCCACCCCTTCCGGAAGCACAGCCTATAACAAAAGTCTCGGCGGAGCGATGGTTCACCCCACGATCGAGGCGCTTCAGATTGCAGAAATTGCATCGATCAACAATCGGGTGTTCCGGACGATGGGCTCCCCTCTGCTGCTGCCAAAGCATCATCACTGCGATATTTTCTCTTGCAAGGAGCAGCGGCTCATGCTGACAGTGGACCATAACAACTACCCGATTGACGATCTGGTTTCCGTCCGGTGCCAGGTATCCGATAAGAAGGTCAGCTTCGCGCGCTACCGTCCATTTCCTTTCTGGAACCGCGTGCGCTCGTCCTTCCTGGTCTAG
- a CDS encoding copper amine oxidase N-terminal domain-containing protein, whose product MKKWCASLGAILLSLVLAVPAFAAQTPIKVYVDGAQVSFPAGSPYILNSSVMVPFRAVFESLGLTVGWDPSTKSVTGTSNGLAITLTVGSNRASVNNVVSKLLAAPVQNGGTVYVPLRFIGEATGGDVKWDPAARSVQISKPAADTGNSEADITAVINKLNDYFNAEDEAGVKSLAASGSSFANSLDSLDSMFKYYDLKYELKSLSVVSATASDATVSTVEINTRTGGYYVPNSQDETIYYLVNTDGSWKVSKITTEKSTILLTREQGITKANVPVSEQAAIHTLLTNHYQNMNTENVAGVMSGLTSYDDKDYTDAQQSALEKFFQQYDLSYFVKSSNIFYYGDGEAAVYVELQVTDKSDSSTTDQTLILVVDKYDRTWSISDSYTVSP is encoded by the coding sequence TTGAAAAAGTGGTGTGCTTCGCTGGGGGCAATCCTGTTGTCCCTGGTTCTCGCCGTGCCCGCATTTGCGGCGCAGACGCCGATTAAGGTGTATGTGGACGGCGCTCAGGTTTCATTCCCCGCCGGCTCTCCGTATATCCTGAACAGCTCCGTCATGGTTCCGTTCAGAGCCGTATTCGAAAGCCTCGGCCTTACGGTAGGCTGGGACCCCTCTACCAAATCGGTAACCGGCACCAGCAATGGACTTGCAATCACGTTGACGGTGGGCAGCAACCGCGCCTCGGTCAATAATGTGGTCAGCAAGCTTCTCGCAGCGCCTGTGCAGAATGGAGGAACCGTATACGTCCCGTTACGTTTTATCGGCGAAGCGACCGGCGGAGATGTGAAATGGGACCCGGCTGCAAGAAGCGTGCAAATATCCAAGCCCGCGGCTGACACCGGAAATTCGGAGGCTGACATTACCGCTGTCATCAACAAGCTGAACGATTATTTCAACGCTGAGGATGAAGCGGGAGTCAAATCGCTTGCGGCATCCGGCTCTTCTTTTGCCAACAGTCTCGATAGCCTGGACTCCATGTTCAAGTACTATGATCTGAAGTACGAGCTCAAGAGCCTCTCGGTCGTAAGCGCTACGGCTTCTGATGCGACCGTCTCCACCGTTGAAATCAACACGCGGACGGGCGGCTATTACGTGCCGAATTCGCAGGATGAGACCATCTATTATCTCGTCAATACCGACGGCAGCTGGAAGGTATCGAAGATCACGACCGAGAAATCGACCATTCTTCTGACCCGGGAACAGGGCATCACCAAAGCCAACGTTCCGGTAAGCGAGCAGGCGGCCATTCATACCTTGCTGACCAATCATTATCAGAACATGAATACCGAAAATGTTGCCGGAGTGATGAGCGGCCTTACTTCTTACGATGATAAAGATTACACCGACGCGCAGCAGAGCGCTCTGGAAAAATTCTTCCAACAGTATGACCTGAGCTATTTCGTGAAATCATCCAATATTTTCTATTATGGCGACGGTGAAGCCGCCGTATATGTGGAGCTTCAAGTGACAGATAAGAGCGATTCGTCCACGACTGATCAGACTCTCATTCTCGTCGTGGACAAATACGATCGGACATGGAGCATCAGCGACAGCTATACTGTCTCCCCTTAA
- a CDS encoding S41 family peptidase, with the protein MTFKKFTAAAAGSFLALSLVFSPAALAADSTQTTAQSASSTDLINEVMQYVESYNLTGADKDALIRAAVDGMVESLNDPYSEYFSTEEAKELQSELALDYVGIGVQLVYSGSELYIESVMAGSPAEKAGVKRGDTLLKIDGVKIEDLQSDTLSGKAGTNVTLTIKRGSTVKNVVVTRSELDYPSVTGQILGSGIAYISLNGFTEDADEEFTSVLSKMRAGGMKSMILDLRNNGGGYMDSAYNIASQFIDKGIMMYTADNTGTLTPVTITNGTKMNVPVVILTNEYTASASEALTGALHDNHLATVVGVKTYGKARIQSLFNLSDGGLLKLTTERYLTPDKVDFNHIGLTPDIEVKGDAAQIITAMQLAGSKSIEAAGDNHILDVNGKAFSGNVGLVKQGNTVYASARVLAALVEADLTWDSKNKKAVVTTGAGKAYGFSIASKEALYQNDETLISLDAFKKKFPALVYKYDTAQNRLTLSVK; encoded by the coding sequence ATGACATTCAAAAAGTTCACGGCTGCGGCGGCCGGCAGCTTCCTGGCCTTATCCCTTGTCTTCTCTCCCGCCGCTCTCGCCGCAGACAGCACCCAGACAACAGCCCAGTCTGCCTCCAGCACCGATCTGATCAATGAAGTGATGCAGTATGTCGAGAGCTACAATCTGACGGGCGCCGACAAGGATGCGCTGATCCGCGCGGCCGTCGACGGCATGGTGGAATCGCTTAACGATCCCTACAGCGAGTACTTCAGCACAGAGGAAGCCAAGGAGCTTCAGAGTGAGCTTGCACTCGATTATGTGGGCATCGGCGTACAGCTCGTCTATTCGGGCAGCGAACTGTACATCGAATCGGTAATGGCAGGATCTCCTGCGGAGAAAGCCGGAGTGAAGCGCGGCGACACCCTCCTGAAGATCGACGGCGTCAAGATTGAAGATCTGCAGAGCGACACGCTGAGCGGCAAAGCGGGCACGAACGTCACGCTGACCATCAAGCGCGGCAGCACCGTCAAGAACGTGGTCGTGACCCGAAGCGAGCTTGATTATCCATCCGTTACCGGTCAGATACTCGGTTCGGGCATTGCGTACATCTCCCTGAACGGCTTCACGGAGGACGCCGACGAAGAGTTCACGAGTGTGCTGTCCAAAATGCGCGCCGGCGGAATGAAGTCCATGATTCTCGATCTCCGCAACAACGGGGGCGGCTACATGGATTCCGCCTACAACATCGCCTCCCAGTTCATCGACAAGGGAATTATGATGTACACGGCCGATAATACCGGCACCCTGACGCCTGTGACGATCACGAACGGAACCAAGATGAACGTACCAGTCGTCATCCTGACGAATGAATACACCGCCAGCGCCTCCGAGGCGTTGACCGGCGCGCTGCATGACAATCATCTGGCAACGGTCGTCGGCGTCAAGACATACGGCAAAGCCCGCATTCAAAGTCTGTTCAACCTGTCGGACGGCGGACTGCTCAAGCTGACCACTGAGCGCTACCTGACACCGGACAAAGTCGATTTCAACCATATCGGCCTGACGCCGGATATCGAAGTAAAAGGCGATGCAGCCCAGATCATCACCGCGATGCAGCTCGCCGGCAGTAAATCCATCGAGGCAGCCGGAGACAACCACATCCTTGACGTCAACGGCAAGGCGTTCTCCGGCAATGTCGGCCTGGTGAAGCAAGGCAATACGGTCTACGCCTCCGCCCGTGTTCTGGCGGCTCTGGTCGAAGCTGACCTTACCTGGGATTCCAAGAACAAGAAGGCGGTTGTCACAACCGGAGCCGGCAAAGCGTACGGCTTCAGCATTGCCTCCAAAGAGGCGCTGTACCAGAACGACGAAACCCTTATCTCCCTGGATGCGTTCAAGAAGAAATTCCCTGCGCTCGTCTATAAATACGACACAGCGCAGAACCGGTTAACATTGTCCGTCAAGTAA